One Arvicanthis niloticus isolate mArvNil1 chromosome 13, mArvNil1.pat.X, whole genome shotgun sequence genomic window carries:
- the Sbf1 gene encoding myotubularin-related protein 5 isoform X3, whose product MARLADYFVLVAFGPHPRGSGEGQGQILQRFPEKDWEDNPFPQGIELFCQPSGWQLCPERNPPTFFVAVLTDINSERHYCACLTFWEPVESTQEVMCTEDATEKEEEADGGGHAQLSSTAPAQPGQLFAPKTLVLVSRLDHAEVFRNSLGLIYAIHVEGLNVSLENVIGNLLTCTVPLAGGSQLDSVEEGARTISLGAGDRQVIQTPLVDSLPVSRCSVALLFRQLGITNVLSLFCAALTEHKVLFLSRSYQRLADACRGLLALLFPLRYSFTYVPILPAQLLEVLSTPTPFIIGVNAAFQAETQELLDVIVADLDGGTVTVPECVHIPPLPEPLQSQTHNVLSMVLDPELALADLAFPPPTTSASSLKMQDKELRAVFLRLFAQLLQGYRWCLHIVRIHPEPVIRFHKAAFLGQRGLVEDDFLMKVLEGMAFAGFVSERGVPYRSTDLFDELVAHEVARMRADENHPHRVLRHVQELAEQLYKNENPYPAVAMHKVQRPGEASHLRRTHRPFPRLDEGTVQWIVDQAAAKMQGAPPAVKAERRTTVPSGPPMTAILERCSGPHINSARRLEVVRNCISYVFEGKMLEAKKLLPAVLRALKGRAARRCLAHELHLHVQQNRAVLDHQQFDFVVRMMNCCLQDCTSLDEHGIAAALLPLVTAFCRKLSPGVTQFAYSCVQEHVVWSTPQFWEAMFYGDVQTHIRALYLEPSDGVSPTQETGEAQSQDDERSALDVASEQRRLWPTLSREKQQELVQKEESTVFSQAIHYANRMSYLLLPLDSSKSRLLRERAGLGDLESASNSLVTNSMAGSVAESYDTESGFEDAETCDMAGAVVRFINRFVDKVCTESGVTSDHLKGLHVMVPDIVQMHIETLEAVHRESKRLPPIQKPKLLRPRLLPGEECVLDGLRVYLLPDGREEGVGGSGGGPALLPAEGAVFLTTYRVIFTGMPTDPLVGEQVVVRSFPVAALTKEKRISVQTPVDQLLQDGLQLRSCTFQLLKMAFDEEVGSDSAELFRKQLHKLRYPPDIRATFAFTLGSAHTPGRPPRVTKDKGPSFRTLSRNLVKNAKKTIGRQYVTRKKYNPPGWEHRGQPPPEDQEDEISVSEELEPSTLTPSSALKPSDRMTMSSLVERACCRDYQRLGLGTLSSSLSRAKSEPFRISPVNRMYAICRSYPGLLIVPQSVQDNALQRVSRCYRQNRFPVVCWRSGRSKAVLLRSGGLHGKGVVGLFKAQNTPSPGQAQADSSSLEQEKYLQAVVSSMPRYADSSGRNTLSSFSSAHMGGHGKWSSVRASGRSSGLGADVGSRLAGRDLLSTPHTNGAPPDSGFLRPQRAALYIIGDKAQLKGVRPDPLQQWELVPIEVFEARQVKASFKKLLKACVPGCPATEPSPASFLRSLEDSEWLIQIHKLLQISVLVVELLDSGSSVLVSLEDGWDITTQVVSLVQLLSDPFYRTLEGFRLLVEKEWLSFGHRFSHRGAHTLAGQSSGFTPVFLQFLDCVHQVHLQFPMEFEFSQFYLKFLGYHHASRRFRTFLLDSDYERIELGLLYEEKGERRGQLACKSVWEYVDRLSKRTPMFYNYTYAPEDTEVLRPYSNVSNLKVWDFYTEETLAEGPPYDWELAQGPPEPPEEERPDGGAPQSRRRVVWPCYDSRPRVQPDAISRLLEELQRLETELGRPSERWKDTWDRVKAAQRLEGRQDGRGTPSSLLVSAVPHHRRSLGVYLQEGPVGSTLSLSLDSDQSSGSTTSSSRQAARRSTSTLYSQFQTAESENRSYEGTLYKKGAFMKPWKARWFVLDKTKHQLRYYDHRVDTECKGVIDLAEVEAVAPGTPTIGAPKTVDEKAFFDVKTTRRVYNFCAQDVPSAQQWVDRIQSCLSDA is encoded by the exons CCACGCACAGCTGTCATCCAcagccccagcccagcctggCCAGCTTTTTGCTCCAAAGACTCTGGTTCTGGTGTCTAGACTGGACCATGCCGAAGTGTTCAGG AATAGCCTTGGTCTCATCTATGCTATCCATGTGGAAGGGCTGAATGTGAGCCTCGAGAATGTGATCGGGAACCTGCTCACATGCACCGTCCCTTTGGCTGGCGGGTCTCAG CTGGACTCTGTTGAGGAAGGAGCG AGAACCATCTCTTTGGGGGCTGGTGACCGGCAGGTCATTCAGACTCCACTGGTAGACTCACTGCCTGTCAGCCGCTGTAGTGTAGCGCTGCTCTTCCGCCAGCTGG gcATCACCAATGTGCTGTCTTTGTTCTGTGCTGCCCTTACTGAGCACAAAGTCCTCTTCTTGTCCAGGAGCTACCAGCGTCTAGCAGATGCTTGCAGAGGCCTCTTGGCACTGCTGTTCCCTCTTAGATACAG CTTCACATATGTGCCCATCCTGCCGGCACAGCTGCTTGAAGTCCTTAGCACACCTACGCCTTTCATCATTGGGGTCAATGCAGCCTTCCAGGCAGAGACTCAGGAGCTG CTGGACGTGATTGTTGCTGATCTTGATGGAGGGACAGTGACTGTCCCTGAGTGTGTGCACATTCCACCCCTGCCAGAGCCACTTCAAAGCCAGACCCACAATGTTCTGAGCATG GTCCTGGATCCAGAGCTGGCGTTGGCTGACCTTGCCTTTCCACCTCCTACAACATCTGCTTCCTCCCTGAAAATGCAG GACAAGGAGCTTCGTGCTGTCTTCTTGCGGCTCTTTGCTCAGCTCCTGCAGGGTTACCGCTGGTGCCTGCACATTGTGCGCATCCACCCAGAACCCGTCATTCGCTTCCATAAG GCAGCATTCTTAGGCCAGCGTGGACTGGTGGAGGATGATTTCCTGATGAAAGTGTTGGAGGGCATGGCCTTTGCAGGCTTTGTATCAGAGCGTGGGGTCCCTTACCGTTCCACAGACCTGTTTGATGAG CTGGTGGCTCATGAGGTAGCACGGATGCGAGCAGATGAGAACCATCCCCACCGTGTCCTGCGTCATGTCCAGGAACTGGCAGAGCAACTTTATAAGAAT GAAAACCCCTACCCAGCTGTGGCGATGCACAAagtgcagaggccaggagaggccagtCACCTGCGGCGGACCCACCGGCCATTCCCCCGGCTAGATGAGGGCACAGTTCAGTGGATTGTGGACCAGGCTGCGGCCAAGATGCAGGGCGCACCTCCAGCCGTCAAAGCTGAGAGGAGGACCACTGTGCCTTCAGGGCCCCCCATGA CGGCCATACTGGAGCGGTGTAGTGGGCCTCATATCAACAGTGCACGACGGCTGGAGGTAGTGCGGAACTGCATCTCCTATGTGTTTGAAGGGAAAATGCTTGAGGCAAAGAAG TTGCTTCCAGCTGTACTCAGGGCCCTGAAGGGGCGAGCTGCCCGTCGCTGCCTCGCCCATGAGCTTCACCTGCACGTGCAGCAGAACCGTGCAGTTCTGGATCATCAGCAGTTTGACTTTGTCGTCCGCATGATGAATTGCTGCCTGCAG GATTGCACTTCCCTGGATGAGCATGGCATTGCAGCTGCACTGCTGCCTTTGGTCACAGCCTTCTGCAGG AAGCTGAGCCCAGGGGTGACACAGTTTGCATACAGCTGTGTTCAGGAGCATGTAGTGTGGAGCACACCACAGTTCTGGGAGGCCATGTTCTATGGGGATGTGCAGACCCATATCAGAGCCCTCTACCTGGAGCCCTCTGATGGTGTGAGCCCCACCCAG GAGACTGGGGAGGCACAGTCTCAGGATGATGAACGATCTGCCCTGGATGTGGCTTCAGAGCAGAGGCGCCTATGGCCAACCCTGAGCCGTGAGAAGCAGCAGGAACTGGTACAGAAGGAGGAAAGCACTGTGTTCAGCCAGGCCATCCACTATGCCAACCGCATGAGCTACCTTCTGCTGCCTCTGGACAGCAGCAAGAGCCGGCTGCTGCGGGAGCGGGCAGGGTTGGGAGACCTGGAGAGTGCCAGCAACAGCCTGGTCACCAACAG CATGGCAGGTAGTGTGGCTGAGAGCTATGACACAGAGAGTGGCTTTGAGGACGCAGAGACGTGTGACATGGCTGGGGCTGTGGTCCGCTTCATCAACCGCTTTGTGGACAAGGTCTGCACAGAGAGTGGGGTCACCAGCGACCACCTCAAAGGACTGCATGTCATGGTGCCAG ACATTGTCCAGATGCACATTGAGACCCTGGAGGCCGTACACCGTGAGAGCAAGAGGCTGCCCCCGATACAGAAG CCCAAGCTGCTGAGGCCACGCCTGTTGCCTGGTGAGGAGTGTGTCCTTGATGGCCTTCGAGTGTACCTGCTGCCAGATGGGCGTGAGGAGGGTGTAGGAGGCAGTGGAGGGGGCCCTGCTCTACTTCCAGCTGAGGGTGCTGTCTTCCTTACCACATACCGCGTCATTTTCACGGGGATGCCTACTGACCCCCTGG TGGGGGAGCAGGTGGTAGTCCGTTCCTTCCCCGTGGCTGCATTGACCAAGGAGAAGCGCATTAGTGTGCAGACCCCTGTGGACCAGCTTCTGCAGGATGGGCTGCAGCTTCGTTCCTGCACATTCCAG CTGCTGAAAATGGCCTTTGATGAGGAGGTGGGATCTGACAGTGCTGAGCTCTTCCGAAAGCAGCTGCACAAGCTCCGGTACCCACCAGACATCAGGGCCACCTTTGCATTCACACTTGGCTCAGCTCACACACCTGGCAGGCCGCCACGGGTTACCAAGGACAAGGGTCCTTCATTCAG AACTCTGTCCCGGAACCTGGTGAAGAATGCTAAAAAGACCATTGGGCGGCAGTATGTTACTCGTAAGAAATATAACCCCCCTGGCTGGGAGCATCGGGGCCAGCCACCCCCTGAGGACCAGGAGGACGAGATCTCAG TGTCAGAGGAGTTGGAGCCCAGCACACTGACCCCGTCCTCAGCCCTGAAGCCCTCTGACCGCATGACCATGAGCAGCCTGGTGGAACGGGCATGTTGCCGTGACTACCAGCGCCTTGGACTAGGTACCCTGAGCAGCAGCCTGAGCCGGGCCAAGTCGGAGCCCTTTCGCATCTCTCCTGTTAATCGCATGTATGCCATATGTCGCAG CTATCCAGGATTGCTGATTGTTCCCCAGAGCGTCCAGGACAATGCCCTGCAGCGTGTATCCCGCTGCTACCGCCAGAACCGCTTCCCTGTGGTCTGCTGGCGCAGTGGGCGCTCCAAGGCTGTGTTGCTACGCTCTGGGGGCTTGCACGGCAAAGGTGTTGTTGGTCTCTTCAAGGCCCAGAATACGCCTTCTCCAG gccAAGCCCAGGCTGACTCCAGCAGCCTGGAGCAAGAGAAGTACCTGCAGGCTGTGGTCAGCTCCATGCCACGCTATGCTGACTCATCAGGACGAAACACACTTAGTAGCTTCTCCTCAGCCCACATGGGTGGTCACG GGAAGTGGAGCAGTGTCCGAGCCAGTGGTCGAAGCAGTGGTCTTGGTGCTGATGTAGGCTCTCGGCTAGCTGGCAGAGATCTCCTCAGTACTCCCCACACCAACGGAGCTCCACCTGATTCTGGTTTTCTGCGGCCACAGCGTGCAGCCCTCTATATCATTGGTGACAAAGCTCAGCTCAAG GGTGTGCGCCCAGATCCCTTGCAACAGTGGGAGCTGGTGCCTATTGAAGTATTTGAGGCAAGGCAGGTGAAAGCCAGCTTCAAGAAACTGTTGAAGGCCTGTGTGCCTGGTTGCCCTGCCACTGAGCCCAGCCCAGCCTCCTTTCTGCGCTCACTGGAGGATTCAGAATGGCTGATCCAG ATACACAAGCTGCTGCAGATCTCGGTGCTGGTAGTGGAGCTGCTGGACTCTGGCTCCTCTGTCCTGGTGAGCCTGGAGGATGGCTGGGACATCACCACTCAG GTGGTATCCTTGGTGCAGCTGCTCTCAGACCCCTTCTACCGCACTCTGGAAGGCTTCCGCCTGCTAGTGGAAAAAGAGTGGCTGTCCTTTGGCCATCGTTTCAGCCACCGTGGAGCCCACACCCTGGCTGGTCAGAGCAGTGGTTTCACGCCCGTCTTCCTGCAGTTCCTAGACTGTGTACACCAG GTTCATTTGCAGTTCCCCATGGAGTTTGAGTTCAGTCAGTTCTACCTCAAGTTCCTTGGTTACCACCATGCATCCCGCCGTTTCCGGACCTTCTTGCTGGACTCTGATTATGAGCGTATTGAGCTGG GGCTGCTGTACGAGGAGAAGGGTGAACGCAGGGGCCAGCTGGCATGCAAGTCTGTGTGGGAGTATGTAGACCGGCTGAGCAAGAGGACCCCCATGTTCTACAACTACACGTATGCGCCCGAGGACACAGAG GTGCTGCGACCCTACAGCAATGTGTCCAATCTGAAAGTGTGGGATTTCTACACTGAGGAGACGTTGGCTGAGGGTCCCCCTTATGACTGGGAGCTGGCCCAGGGACCCCCTGAGCCTCCAGAAGAAGAACGTCCTGATGGAGGTGCTCCTCAGAGCAGGCGCCGTGTGGTATGGCCGTGCTATGACAGCCGTCCTCGAGTCCAGCCTGATGCCATCTCACGTCTGCTGGAG GAGCTGCAGCGGTTGGAGACAGAGTTAGGTCGACCTTCTGAACGCTGGAAAGACACCTGGGACCGGGTGAAGGCTGCTCAGCGCCTTGAAGGCCGGCAAGATGGACGT GGTACCCCCAGCTCACTACTGGTGTCAGCTGTGCCCCACCATCGCCGCTCGCTAGGTGTCTATCTACAGGAGGGGCCTGTGGGCTCTACTCTTAGCCTCAGCCTGGACAGTGACCAGAGCAGTGGCTCAACCACATCCAGCTCTCGCCAGGCTGCCCGACGGAGCACCAGCACCCTGTACAGCCAATTCCAGACAGCTGAGAGCGAGAACAG GTCCTATGAGGGTACCCTGTACAAGAAGGGGGCCTTTATGAAGCCCTGGAAAGCCCGTTGGTTTGTCCTAGACAAGACCAAGCACCAG CTGCGTTACTATGACCACCGAGTGGACACAGAATGCAAGGGTGTCATTGACCTGGCAGAGGTAGAAGCTGTGGCACCTGGCACACCCACTATAGGTGCCCCCAAGACTGTGGACGAGAAGGCCTTTTTTGAT GTGAAGACAACACGTCGCGTTTACAACTTCTGTGCCCAGGATGTGCCCTCAGCCCAGCAGTGGGTGGACCGGATCCAGAGCTGCCTGTCGGATGCCTGA
- the Sbf1 gene encoding myotubularin-related protein 5 isoform X1: MARLADYFVLVAFGPHPRGSGEGQGQILQRFPEKDWEDNPFPQGIELFCQPSGWQLCPERNPPTFFVAVLTDINSERHYCACLTFWEPVESTQEVMCTEDATEKEEEADGGGHAQLSSTAPAQPGQLFAPKTLVLVSRLDHAEVFRNSLGLIYAIHVEGLNVSLENVIGNLLTCTVPLAGGSQLDSVEEGARTISLGAGDRQVIQTPLVDSLPVSRCSVALLFRQLGITNVLSLFCAALTEHKVLFLSRSYQRLADACRGLLALLFPLRYSFTYVPILPAQLLEVLSTPTPFIIGVNAAFQAETQELLDVIVADLDGGTVTVPECVHIPPLPEPLQSQTHNVLSMVLDPELALADLAFPPPTTSASSLKMQDKELRAVFLRLFAQLLQGYRWCLHIVRIHPEPVIRFHKAAFLGQRGLVEDDFLMKVLEGMAFAGFVSERGVPYRSTDLFDELVAHEVARMRADENHPHRVLRHVQELAEQLYKNENPYPAVAMHKVQRPGEASHLRRTHRPFPRLDEGTVQWIVDQAAAKMQGAPPAVKAERRTTVPSGPPMTAILERCSGPHINSARRLEVVRNCISYVFEGKMLEAKKLLPAVLRALKGRAARRCLAHELHLHVQQNRAVLDHQQFDFVVRMMNCCLQDCTSLDEHGIAAALLPLVTAFCRKLSPGVTQFAYSCVQEHVVWSTPQFWEAMFYGDVQTHIRALYLEPSDGVSPTQETGEAQSQDDERSALDVASEQRRLWPTLSREKQQELVQKEESTVFSQAIHYANRMSYLLLPLDSSKSRLLRERAGLGDLESASNSLVTNSMAGSVAESYDTESGFEDAETCDMAGAVVRFINRFVDKVCTESGVTSDHLKGLHVMVPDIVQMHIETLEAVHRESKRLPPIQKPKLLRPRLLPGEECVLDGLRVYLLPDGREEGVGGSGGGPALLPAEGAVFLTTYRVIFTGMPTDPLVGEQVVVRSFPVAALTKEKRISVQTPVDQLLQDGLQLRSCTFQLLKMAFDEEVGSDSAELFRKQLHKLRYPPDIRATFAFTLGSAHTPGRPPRVTKDKGPSFRTLSRNLVKNAKKTIGRQYVTRKKYNPPGWEHRGQPPPEDQEDEISVSEELEPSTLTPSSALKPSDRMTMSSLVERACCRDYQRLGLGTLSSSLSRAKSEPFRISPVNRMYAICRSYPGLLIVPQSVQDNALQRVSRCYRQNRFPVVCWRSGRSKAVLLRSGGLHGKGVVGLFKAQNTPSPGQAQADSSSLEQEKYLQAVVSSMPRYADSSGRNTLSSFSSAHMGGHVPSPRARVTTLSNPLAASASRWTASRGKWSSVRASGRSSGLGADVGSRLAGRDLLSTPHTNGAPPDSGFLRPQRAALYIIGDKAQLKGVRPDPLQQWELVPIEVFEARQVKASFKKLLKACVPGCPATEPSPASFLRSLEDSEWLIQIHKLLQISVLVVELLDSGSSVLVSLEDGWDITTQVVSLVQLLSDPFYRTLEGFRLLVEKEWLSFGHRFSHRGAHTLAGQSSGFTPVFLQFLDCVHQVHLQFPMEFEFSQFYLKFLGYHHASRRFRTFLLDSDYERIELGLLYEEKGERRGQLACKSVWEYVDRLSKRTPMFYNYTYAPEDTEVLRPYSNVSNLKVWDFYTEETLAEGPPYDWELAQGPPEPPEEERPDGGAPQSRRRVVWPCYDSRPRVQPDAISRLLEELQRLETELGRPSERWKDTWDRVKAAQRLEGRQDGRGTPSSLLVSAVPHHRRSLGVYLQEGPVGSTLSLSLDSDQSSGSTTSSSRQAARRSTSTLYSQFQTAESENRSYEGTLYKKGAFMKPWKARWFVLDKTKHQLRYYDHRVDTECKGVIDLAEVEAVAPGTPTIGAPKTVDEKAFFDVKTTRRVYNFCAQDVPSAQQWVDRIQSCLSDA, translated from the exons CCACGCACAGCTGTCATCCAcagccccagcccagcctggCCAGCTTTTTGCTCCAAAGACTCTGGTTCTGGTGTCTAGACTGGACCATGCCGAAGTGTTCAGG AATAGCCTTGGTCTCATCTATGCTATCCATGTGGAAGGGCTGAATGTGAGCCTCGAGAATGTGATCGGGAACCTGCTCACATGCACCGTCCCTTTGGCTGGCGGGTCTCAG CTGGACTCTGTTGAGGAAGGAGCG AGAACCATCTCTTTGGGGGCTGGTGACCGGCAGGTCATTCAGACTCCACTGGTAGACTCACTGCCTGTCAGCCGCTGTAGTGTAGCGCTGCTCTTCCGCCAGCTGG gcATCACCAATGTGCTGTCTTTGTTCTGTGCTGCCCTTACTGAGCACAAAGTCCTCTTCTTGTCCAGGAGCTACCAGCGTCTAGCAGATGCTTGCAGAGGCCTCTTGGCACTGCTGTTCCCTCTTAGATACAG CTTCACATATGTGCCCATCCTGCCGGCACAGCTGCTTGAAGTCCTTAGCACACCTACGCCTTTCATCATTGGGGTCAATGCAGCCTTCCAGGCAGAGACTCAGGAGCTG CTGGACGTGATTGTTGCTGATCTTGATGGAGGGACAGTGACTGTCCCTGAGTGTGTGCACATTCCACCCCTGCCAGAGCCACTTCAAAGCCAGACCCACAATGTTCTGAGCATG GTCCTGGATCCAGAGCTGGCGTTGGCTGACCTTGCCTTTCCACCTCCTACAACATCTGCTTCCTCCCTGAAAATGCAG GACAAGGAGCTTCGTGCTGTCTTCTTGCGGCTCTTTGCTCAGCTCCTGCAGGGTTACCGCTGGTGCCTGCACATTGTGCGCATCCACCCAGAACCCGTCATTCGCTTCCATAAG GCAGCATTCTTAGGCCAGCGTGGACTGGTGGAGGATGATTTCCTGATGAAAGTGTTGGAGGGCATGGCCTTTGCAGGCTTTGTATCAGAGCGTGGGGTCCCTTACCGTTCCACAGACCTGTTTGATGAG CTGGTGGCTCATGAGGTAGCACGGATGCGAGCAGATGAGAACCATCCCCACCGTGTCCTGCGTCATGTCCAGGAACTGGCAGAGCAACTTTATAAGAAT GAAAACCCCTACCCAGCTGTGGCGATGCACAAagtgcagaggccaggagaggccagtCACCTGCGGCGGACCCACCGGCCATTCCCCCGGCTAGATGAGGGCACAGTTCAGTGGATTGTGGACCAGGCTGCGGCCAAGATGCAGGGCGCACCTCCAGCCGTCAAAGCTGAGAGGAGGACCACTGTGCCTTCAGGGCCCCCCATGA CGGCCATACTGGAGCGGTGTAGTGGGCCTCATATCAACAGTGCACGACGGCTGGAGGTAGTGCGGAACTGCATCTCCTATGTGTTTGAAGGGAAAATGCTTGAGGCAAAGAAG TTGCTTCCAGCTGTACTCAGGGCCCTGAAGGGGCGAGCTGCCCGTCGCTGCCTCGCCCATGAGCTTCACCTGCACGTGCAGCAGAACCGTGCAGTTCTGGATCATCAGCAGTTTGACTTTGTCGTCCGCATGATGAATTGCTGCCTGCAG GATTGCACTTCCCTGGATGAGCATGGCATTGCAGCTGCACTGCTGCCTTTGGTCACAGCCTTCTGCAGG AAGCTGAGCCCAGGGGTGACACAGTTTGCATACAGCTGTGTTCAGGAGCATGTAGTGTGGAGCACACCACAGTTCTGGGAGGCCATGTTCTATGGGGATGTGCAGACCCATATCAGAGCCCTCTACCTGGAGCCCTCTGATGGTGTGAGCCCCACCCAG GAGACTGGGGAGGCACAGTCTCAGGATGATGAACGATCTGCCCTGGATGTGGCTTCAGAGCAGAGGCGCCTATGGCCAACCCTGAGCCGTGAGAAGCAGCAGGAACTGGTACAGAAGGAGGAAAGCACTGTGTTCAGCCAGGCCATCCACTATGCCAACCGCATGAGCTACCTTCTGCTGCCTCTGGACAGCAGCAAGAGCCGGCTGCTGCGGGAGCGGGCAGGGTTGGGAGACCTGGAGAGTGCCAGCAACAGCCTGGTCACCAACAG CATGGCAGGTAGTGTGGCTGAGAGCTATGACACAGAGAGTGGCTTTGAGGACGCAGAGACGTGTGACATGGCTGGGGCTGTGGTCCGCTTCATCAACCGCTTTGTGGACAAGGTCTGCACAGAGAGTGGGGTCACCAGCGACCACCTCAAAGGACTGCATGTCATGGTGCCAG ACATTGTCCAGATGCACATTGAGACCCTGGAGGCCGTACACCGTGAGAGCAAGAGGCTGCCCCCGATACAGAAG CCCAAGCTGCTGAGGCCACGCCTGTTGCCTGGTGAGGAGTGTGTCCTTGATGGCCTTCGAGTGTACCTGCTGCCAGATGGGCGTGAGGAGGGTGTAGGAGGCAGTGGAGGGGGCCCTGCTCTACTTCCAGCTGAGGGTGCTGTCTTCCTTACCACATACCGCGTCATTTTCACGGGGATGCCTACTGACCCCCTGG TGGGGGAGCAGGTGGTAGTCCGTTCCTTCCCCGTGGCTGCATTGACCAAGGAGAAGCGCATTAGTGTGCAGACCCCTGTGGACCAGCTTCTGCAGGATGGGCTGCAGCTTCGTTCCTGCACATTCCAG CTGCTGAAAATGGCCTTTGATGAGGAGGTGGGATCTGACAGTGCTGAGCTCTTCCGAAAGCAGCTGCACAAGCTCCGGTACCCACCAGACATCAGGGCCACCTTTGCATTCACACTTGGCTCAGCTCACACACCTGGCAGGCCGCCACGGGTTACCAAGGACAAGGGTCCTTCATTCAG AACTCTGTCCCGGAACCTGGTGAAGAATGCTAAAAAGACCATTGGGCGGCAGTATGTTACTCGTAAGAAATATAACCCCCCTGGCTGGGAGCATCGGGGCCAGCCACCCCCTGAGGACCAGGAGGACGAGATCTCAG TGTCAGAGGAGTTGGAGCCCAGCACACTGACCCCGTCCTCAGCCCTGAAGCCCTCTGACCGCATGACCATGAGCAGCCTGGTGGAACGGGCATGTTGCCGTGACTACCAGCGCCTTGGACTAGGTACCCTGAGCAGCAGCCTGAGCCGGGCCAAGTCGGAGCCCTTTCGCATCTCTCCTGTTAATCGCATGTATGCCATATGTCGCAG CTATCCAGGATTGCTGATTGTTCCCCAGAGCGTCCAGGACAATGCCCTGCAGCGTGTATCCCGCTGCTACCGCCAGAACCGCTTCCCTGTGGTCTGCTGGCGCAGTGGGCGCTCCAAGGCTGTGTTGCTACGCTCTGGGGGCTTGCACGGCAAAGGTGTTGTTGGTCTCTTCAAGGCCCAGAATACGCCTTCTCCAG gccAAGCCCAGGCTGACTCCAGCAGCCTGGAGCAAGAGAAGTACCTGCAGGCTGTGGTCAGCTCCATGCCACGCTATGCTGACTCATCAGGACGAAACACACTTAGTAGCTTCTCCTCAGCCCACATGGGTGGTCACG TGCCCAGCCCCCGAGCCAGGGTCACCACGCTGTCCAACCCTTTGGCGGCCTCGGCCTCCAGATGGACTGCGTCCCGAG GGAAGTGGAGCAGTGTCCGAGCCAGTGGTCGAAGCAGTGGTCTTGGTGCTGATGTAGGCTCTCGGCTAGCTGGCAGAGATCTCCTCAGTACTCCCCACACCAACGGAGCTCCACCTGATTCTGGTTTTCTGCGGCCACAGCGTGCAGCCCTCTATATCATTGGTGACAAAGCTCAGCTCAAG GGTGTGCGCCCAGATCCCTTGCAACAGTGGGAGCTGGTGCCTATTGAAGTATTTGAGGCAAGGCAGGTGAAAGCCAGCTTCAAGAAACTGTTGAAGGCCTGTGTGCCTGGTTGCCCTGCCACTGAGCCCAGCCCAGCCTCCTTTCTGCGCTCACTGGAGGATTCAGAATGGCTGATCCAG ATACACAAGCTGCTGCAGATCTCGGTGCTGGTAGTGGAGCTGCTGGACTCTGGCTCCTCTGTCCTGGTGAGCCTGGAGGATGGCTGGGACATCACCACTCAG GTGGTATCCTTGGTGCAGCTGCTCTCAGACCCCTTCTACCGCACTCTGGAAGGCTTCCGCCTGCTAGTGGAAAAAGAGTGGCTGTCCTTTGGCCATCGTTTCAGCCACCGTGGAGCCCACACCCTGGCTGGTCAGAGCAGTGGTTTCACGCCCGTCTTCCTGCAGTTCCTAGACTGTGTACACCAG GTTCATTTGCAGTTCCCCATGGAGTTTGAGTTCAGTCAGTTCTACCTCAAGTTCCTTGGTTACCACCATGCATCCCGCCGTTTCCGGACCTTCTTGCTGGACTCTGATTATGAGCGTATTGAGCTGG GGCTGCTGTACGAGGAGAAGGGTGAACGCAGGGGCCAGCTGGCATGCAAGTCTGTGTGGGAGTATGTAGACCGGCTGAGCAAGAGGACCCCCATGTTCTACAACTACACGTATGCGCCCGAGGACACAGAG GTGCTGCGACCCTACAGCAATGTGTCCAATCTGAAAGTGTGGGATTTCTACACTGAGGAGACGTTGGCTGAGGGTCCCCCTTATGACTGGGAGCTGGCCCAGGGACCCCCTGAGCCTCCAGAAGAAGAACGTCCTGATGGAGGTGCTCCTCAGAGCAGGCGCCGTGTGGTATGGCCGTGCTATGACAGCCGTCCTCGAGTCCAGCCTGATGCCATCTCACGTCTGCTGGAG GAGCTGCAGCGGTTGGAGACAGAGTTAGGTCGACCTTCTGAACGCTGGAAAGACACCTGGGACCGGGTGAAGGCTGCTCAGCGCCTTGAAGGCCGGCAAGATGGACGT GGTACCCCCAGCTCACTACTGGTGTCAGCTGTGCCCCACCATCGCCGCTCGCTAGGTGTCTATCTACAGGAGGGGCCTGTGGGCTCTACTCTTAGCCTCAGCCTGGACAGTGACCAGAGCAGTGGCTCAACCACATCCAGCTCTCGCCAGGCTGCCCGACGGAGCACCAGCACCCTGTACAGCCAATTCCAGACAGCTGAGAGCGAGAACAG GTCCTATGAGGGTACCCTGTACAAGAAGGGGGCCTTTATGAAGCCCTGGAAAGCCCGTTGGTTTGTCCTAGACAAGACCAAGCACCAG CTGCGTTACTATGACCACCGAGTGGACACAGAATGCAAGGGTGTCATTGACCTGGCAGAGGTAGAAGCTGTGGCACCTGGCACACCCACTATAGGTGCCCCCAAGACTGTGGACGAGAAGGCCTTTTTTGAT GTGAAGACAACACGTCGCGTTTACAACTTCTGTGCCCAGGATGTGCCCTCAGCCCAGCAGTGGGTGGACCGGATCCAGAGCTGCCTGTCGGATGCCTGA